The genomic DNA AGATCGCGCCACAAGGCTCGGTCGGTGTCCGCCTTGCGTGGGGTAAGGCGTTGTGAGACGGGCTTGTCGGGGTCGAAGTGATGGATGAGGTACGGGTCGCGGGCTTGGAGTTTGGGGTGCTGGGTGGCCCAGGTCAGATAGGCGTCGGTGACGTGGCGACCGTCGTGGTCGGGCACGAGGAGGATCGCGTGGCGTGAGCGGCCGGTCAGGAGTCGTCCCGGCCACGTCACTGGTGGCAACGGTGCGGTGGGGTCGGGCAGTTCCGGTTCTTCCCACGGGCACCGGTCGGCTGTCTCGGGCCAGTCGTCGGCTGGCTGCGGCAGGCCTGCCAGCAGGGTTTCGTACAGGGTGCGGCCCAGGGGGTGGAACGAAATGGTGGAGCGCAGTGGGCCGGCTGTAGCGTTGCCGCTGGAGACGTCGCCCGCTGTGCGCATGGAGCAGGTGCCGGACGCGCCGTAGGAGTGGTGAACGAGCAGGTGCCACAGTGCCTGGTCGCAGGGCACTGGCTCGGGGTGTGTGTCGTGGTGGGGGCTGAGCCAGGCGAGATTGTTGCCCGCTGGGCGTCCGAAGATGAGCTTGTTGACTCCGGCGCGTTCCTGGCATTGGCCGGAAAGGCGGGGGTCTTGCAGGAAGGGCCGGGTCGTATCGAACAGGTCCCATACGTAGCGGTCGAAATATCGGTGGACGGCTGAGGGGTCAAACCCGCTGGGTTGTTGGAGCAGGGTGCGGCGGTGAGTTGTCCATTCGCCGGTAGTCATGTCCGGGTCGTCCAGGGTGGTGATCCTGGCGGTGATGGCGACTAGAGCGTGTCTCTTTGATGGGTTGGTCGGTTGATCGGAT from Streptomyces sp. NBC_01707 includes the following:
- the casA gene encoding type I-E CRISPR-associated protein Cse1/CasA — translated: MRSHIASLITNRTDTSDQPTNPSKRHALVAITARITTLDDPDMTTGEWTTHRRTLLQQPSGFDPSAVHRYFDRYVWDLFDTTRPFLQDPRLSGQCQERAGVNKLIFGRPAGNNLAWLSPHHDTHPEPVPCDQALWHLLVHHSYGASGTCSMRTAGDVSSGNATAGPLRSTISFHPLGRTLYETLLAGLPQPADDWPETADRCPWEEPELPDPTAPLPPVTWPGRLLTGRSRHAILLVPDHDGRHVTDAYLTWATQHPKLQARDPYLIHHFDPDKPVSQRLTPRKADTDRALWRDLDALLLAGDETSAVQRPAVFSTVNDLPGDLRARLRVRVCGFDQDGKTNNRIWFTALTPPIWPWVQENDPSVAKRIAECRIAADDTGSRLLKVSKEAWHETAFPPRDTAGGKKMPRRVPAWTLRTSVQYWPRAEATFWRLIDQPSQPAPPAFAADAVTALREVTRPAIAQHFRAAHAVARAVATLHRASKRRTTS